From one Ignavibacteria bacterium genomic stretch:
- a CDS encoding CTP synthase, which translates to MSNKKKVKYIFVTGGVVSSLGKGITASSLGLLLKQRGFSVTVQKFDPYINVDPGTMNPFQHGEVYVTDDGAETDLDLGHYERFLDVSMSRHNNTTTGQVYFDVITKERRGDYLGATVQVIPHITDEIKSRMRRLGETGEYDIIITEIGGTVGDIESLPFIEAMRQLMMEVGRKNAISIHVTLVPYIASAGEVKTKPTQHSVKNLLELGIQPNILVCRSEEKLTKELREKIALFCNVDSKSVISNYDCSSIYEVPLVLHKQRLDQTVLDRLKLPDIKTKLEDWEGFVEKVKNPTGQIEIAITGKYTDYLDAYKSISEAFVHSGAENDVKVRLRYIKAEDVEQEDPAKFFKGISGLLIPGGFGERGIEGKIRAIQYARENNIPFFGICLGMQCAVIEYARNVCGMKKANSSEFVKNQYNVIDLMPEQKKVKNLGATMRLGAFPCNIKEGTKAMEAYKESEISERHRHRYEVNNSFRGCLEEKGMTFSGLSPDGNLVEMIELPGHRWFLGCQFHPELKSRATKAHPLFREFVKASLEYSRSLAEAKNA; encoded by the coding sequence ATGAGCAATAAGAAGAAAGTAAAATACATCTTCGTAACCGGAGGTGTAGTATCATCACTTGGAAAAGGAATAACAGCTTCATCTCTAGGGCTTCTCTTAAAGCAAAGAGGATTTAGTGTAACGGTACAGAAATTCGATCCATACATCAACGTGGATCCCGGCACTATGAATCCCTTTCAGCATGGGGAGGTATATGTAACTGATGACGGCGCTGAAACGGATCTGGATCTAGGGCATTATGAACGTTTTCTGGACGTGAGCATGAGCCGTCACAACAACACCACGACCGGGCAGGTCTATTTTGATGTAATTACAAAGGAAAGAAGGGGTGACTACCTGGGGGCAACGGTACAGGTTATTCCCCACATTACAGATGAGATTAAAAGCAGGATGCGCCGCCTGGGTGAGACGGGTGAATATGATATTATCATTACAGAGATCGGCGGCACGGTAGGCGACATTGAAAGCCTTCCATTTATTGAAGCCATGAGGCAGCTGATGATGGAAGTCGGGCGGAAGAATGCAATAAGCATTCACGTGACGCTTGTTCCATATATAGCCTCGGCAGGCGAGGTAAAGACAAAGCCTACGCAGCACAGCGTTAAAAACCTCCTGGAACTTGGCATTCAGCCGAATATCCTGGTATGCCGCTCGGAGGAGAAGCTCACAAAAGAGCTCAGGGAAAAAATTGCCCTCTTCTGCAACGTCGATTCAAAGTCTGTTATTTCAAACTATGACTGCTCATCAATTTATGAAGTGCCGCTGGTACTTCACAAGCAGAGGCTGGATCAGACGGTTTTAGACCGCCTGAAGCTGCCGGACATAAAAACCAAGCTTGAGGATTGGGAAGGTTTTGTTGAGAAGGTTAAGAATCCCACGGGGCAAATTGAAATTGCAATTACGGGAAAATACACCGATTACCTGGATGCATATAAGAGCATCAGTGAAGCCTTCGTTCATTCCGGTGCCGAGAACGACGTGAAGGTCAGGCTAAGGTATATTAAAGCCGAGGACGTTGAGCAGGAAGATCCGGCAAAGTTCTTTAAGGGTATCAGCGGCCTTTTGATCCCGGGAGGTTTCGGGGAAAGGGGAATTGAAGGGAAGATCCGTGCTATTCAGTATGCAAGGGAAAACAACATTCCGTTTTTCGGCATCTGTCTTGGAATGCAGTGTGCAGTAATTGAATATGCCAGGAACGTATGCGGCATGAAAAAGGCCAACAGCTCTGAATTTGTAAAAAACCAGTATAACGTAATAGACCTTATGCCCGAGCAGAAGAAGGTTAAGAACCTTGGTGCCACGATGCGCCTTGGAGCCTTCCCCTGCAACATTAAGGAAGGTACAAAGGCCATGGAAGCCTACAAGGAATCTGAAATCTCAGAGCGTCACCGTCACAGGTATGAAGTAAACAACAGCTTCAGGGGATGCCTTGAAGAAAAAGGTATGACCTTCAGCGGGCTTTCGCCTGACGGGAACCTGGTTGAGATGATAGAGCTTCCGGGACACAGGTGGTTCTTAGGATGCCAGTTCCATCCTGAACTGAAGTCGAGAGCAACAAAAGCGCATCCGCTTTTCAGGGAGTTTGTTAAAGCTTCACTTGAGTATTCACGCAGCCTGGCAGAAGCAAAAAATGCTTAA